From a region of the Mycobacterium intracellulare ATCC 13950 genome:
- the trxA gene encoding thioredoxin: protein MTDAEKAGATIEVSDASFSTEVLSSNKPVLVDFWATWCGPCKMVAPVLEEIAGERSDHLTVAKLDVDANPETAQNFQVVSIPTMILFKDGQPVKRIVGAKGKAALLRELSDAVPGLS, encoded by the coding sequence ATGACCGATGCCGAAAAGGCCGGGGCCACAATAGAAGTCTCGGACGCATCATTTTCAACCGAGGTGCTGTCCAGCAATAAGCCTGTGCTAGTGGACTTTTGGGCCACATGGTGCGGACCCTGCAAAATGGTGGCGCCGGTCCTCGAGGAGATCGCCGGCGAGCGCAGCGATCACCTCACCGTCGCCAAGCTCGACGTGGACGCCAACCCCGAAACCGCCCAGAACTTCCAGGTCGTCTCCATCCCCACCATGATCTTGTTCAAGGATGGCCAACCGGTGAAGCGGATCGTCGGCGCCAAGGGCAAGGCGGCACTGCTGCGCGAGCTTTCTGACGCGGTCCCCGGCCTCAGCTGA
- the trxB gene encoding thioredoxin-disulfide reductase produces the protein MTADTVHDVIIIGSGPAGYTAALYAARAQLAPVVFEGTSFGGALMTTTEVENYPGFRDGIMGPELMDQMREQALRFGADLRMEVVESVSLEGAVKSVTTSEGDTVRGRAVILAMGAAARYLGVPGEQELLGRGVSSCATCDGFFFKDQDIAVIGGGDSAMEEATFLTRFARSVTLVHRREEFRASRIMLERARANDKITFLTNKAVEAVEGAETVTGLRLRDTVSGAESTLAVSGVFVAIGHDPRSELVREVLDTDADGYVLVRGRTTSTSIEGVFAAGDLVDRTYRQAVTAAGSGCSAAIDAERWLADHEESSAAAQGDATEFPGSTDTLIGAPQ, from the coding sequence ATGACCGCCGACACTGTGCATGACGTGATCATTATTGGTTCGGGTCCTGCTGGGTATACCGCGGCGTTGTATGCGGCGCGGGCGCAGTTGGCGCCGGTGGTGTTTGAGGGGACGTCGTTTGGTGGGGCGTTGATGACGACCACCGAGGTGGAGAATTATCCGGGTTTTCGTGACGGGATCATGGGTCCGGAGTTGATGGATCAGATGCGTGAGCAGGCGTTGCGGTTTGGTGCTGATCTGCGCATGGAAGTCGTCGAATCGGTGTCGCTGGAGGGTGCGGTGAAGTCGGTGACCACCAGCGAGGGAGACACCGTGCGCGGACGGGCGGTGATCTTGGCGATGGGCGCGGCGGCCCGGTATTTGGGGGTGCCCGGGGAGCAGGAGTTGCTAGGTCGTGGGGTGTCGTCGTGTGCGACCTGTGATGGGTTCTTTTTCAAGGATCAAGACATCGCGGTGATCGGTGGTGGGGATTCGGCGATGGAGGAGGCCACGTTTTTGACCCGCTTTGCCCGCAGTGTGACGTTGGTGCATCGCCGCGAGGAGTTCCGGGCCTCGCGGATCATGTTGGAGCGGGCCCGGGCCAACGACAAGATCACCTTCCTGACCAATAAGGCGGTCGAGGCGGTCGAGGGTGCCGAGACGGTGACGGGGTTGCGGTTGCGTGACACGGTGAGCGGTGCGGAGTCGACGTTGGCGGTGAGCGGGGTGTTCGTGGCCATCGGGCATGACCCGCGTTCGGAGTTGGTGCGCGAGGTGCTCGACACCGACGCGGATGGGTATGTGTTGGTGCGTGGGCGCACTACCAGTACCTCGATCGAGGGGGTGTTCGCCGCCGGGGATCTGGTGGATCGCACCTACCGCCAAGCCGTGACCGCCGCCGGCAGCGGCTGTTCGGCCGCCATCGACGCCGAACGCTGGCTCGCCGACCACGAAGAGTCCAGCGCCGCCGCCCAGGGCGACGCAACCGAATTTCCGGGCAGTACCGACACATTGATTGGAGCACCACAATGA
- a CDS encoding ParA family protein, with amino-acid sequence MTFPEDRPVTAQPAEAAPQAAPTPAPPAEPAAAPAAQPNVSRETSAEYDTPIGAAAERAMRVLHTTYPPLRRPARRRVFTVANQKGGVGKTTTAVNLAAALALQGLKTLVIDLDPQGNASTALGITDRKSGTPSSYEVLLGEVSVHDALRQSPHNDRLFCIPATIDLAGAEIELVSMVARENRLRTALADLDSLDFDCVFIDCPPSLGLLTINALVAAPEVMIPIQCEYYALEGVSQLMRNIEMVKAHLNPKLEVSTVVLTMYDGRTKLADQVAEEVRRYFGAKVLRTVIPRSVKVSEAPGYSMTIIDYDPGSRGAMSYLDASRELAERD; translated from the coding sequence ATGACTTTTCCAGAAGACAGGCCGGTGACGGCACAGCCAGCCGAGGCCGCCCCGCAGGCGGCTCCTACGCCGGCGCCCCCAGCCGAGCCGGCGGCCGCACCGGCCGCACAGCCGAATGTTTCACGTGAAACAAGCGCCGAATACGACACCCCGATCGGCGCGGCCGCCGAACGGGCGATGCGGGTCCTGCACACGACGTATCCGCCGCTGCGCCGGCCGGCCCGCCGCCGCGTCTTCACCGTCGCGAACCAGAAGGGCGGCGTGGGCAAGACGACCACGGCGGTCAACCTCGCCGCCGCCCTCGCGCTCCAAGGCCTCAAGACCCTCGTCATCGACCTCGACCCCCAGGGCAACGCGAGCACGGCGCTGGGCATCACCGACCGGAAGTCGGGGACGCCGTCGTCGTACGAGGTGTTGTTGGGTGAGGTCTCCGTCCACGATGCCCTGCGGCAGAGCCCGCACAACGACCGGCTGTTCTGCATCCCCGCGACAATCGACCTGGCGGGCGCCGAGATCGAACTGGTGAGCATGGTTGCGCGCGAGAATCGGTTGCGTACCGCTTTGGCCGACCTCGACAGCCTCGACTTCGATTGCGTCTTCATCGATTGCCCGCCGTCGCTCGGCCTGCTGACCATCAACGCGCTCGTCGCGGCACCGGAAGTCATGATCCCGATCCAGTGCGAGTACTACGCCCTCGAGGGCGTCTCGCAGCTGATGCGCAACATCGAGATGGTCAAGGCCCACCTCAACCCGAAGCTCGAGGTGAGCACCGTGGTGCTGACCATGTACGACGGCCGCACCAAGCTGGCGGACCAGGTCGCCGAGGAGGTGCGCCGCTACTTCGGGGCCAAGGTGCTGCGGACGGTGATTCCGCGCAGCGTGAAGGTTTCCGAGGCGCCGGGCTACAGCATGACCATCATCGATTACGACCCCGGTTCCCGCGGGGCGATGAGCTACCTCGACGCGAGCCGCGAACTCGCCGAGCGCGATTGA
- the rsmG gene encoding 16S rRNA (guanine(527)-N(7))-methyltransferase RsmG encodes MFHVKHGGPAEAAGERAGSHPGSGAAPDSAVDAFGERVGIAQRYATLLAGAGVERGLLGPREVDRIWDRHILNSAAVAELLGAGERVIDIGSGAGLPGIPLAIARPDLEVVLLEPLLRRSEFLNEVVDELGLAVEVVRGRAEEPGVRDRFGSRDAAVSRAVAALDKLTKWSMPLLRPGGRMLAIKGERASEEVEQFRRVMAASGAADVRVVTCGANYLRPPATVVSARRGQPPHRKSARTGKARTR; translated from the coding sequence ATGTTTCACGTGAAACATGGCGGCCCGGCCGAAGCCGCGGGGGAACGCGCGGGCTCGCACCCGGGCAGCGGCGCCGCCCCGGATTCCGCGGTCGACGCCTTCGGCGAGCGCGTCGGAATCGCGCAACGGTACGCCACGCTCCTTGCGGGTGCGGGCGTGGAGCGCGGGCTGCTGGGGCCGCGGGAAGTCGACCGGATCTGGGACCGCCACATATTGAACAGCGCCGCGGTCGCCGAACTCCTCGGCGCGGGCGAGCGCGTCATCGACATCGGCAGTGGGGCGGGCTTGCCCGGGATACCGCTGGCGATCGCACGGCCCGATCTCGAGGTCGTGTTGCTCGAACCGCTCCTGCGACGCAGCGAATTTCTCAACGAGGTTGTCGACGAACTAGGGTTAGCCGTCGAGGTGGTCCGCGGCCGCGCGGAAGAGCCGGGGGTGCGTGACCGGTTCGGGTCGAGGGATGCGGCGGTATCACGAGCGGTTGCGGCGTTGGACAAACTGACGAAGTGGAGCATGCCGTTGCTACGCCCAGGCGGTCGGATGCTGGCCATCAAGGGGGAGCGGGCGTCCGAGGAAGTTGAACAATTCCGGCGTGTGATGGCAGCATCGGGCGCCGCTGATGTCAGGGTGGTGACATGTGGCGCGAACTATTTGCGTCCCCCCGCAACCGTAGTTTCAGCGCGACGCGGGCAGCCGCCGCACCGCAAGTCGGCACGGACCGGGAAGGCCCGAACGCGATGA
- the sigM gene encoding RNA polymerase sigma factor SigM: MGFGGDVKRDRSDAELLAAHVAGDRYAFSELFLRHQRHLHRLARLTTRTPEDAEDALQDAMLSAHRGAGAFRHDAAVGSWLHRIVVNACLDRLRRTKAHPTVPLEDVYPVADRTAQVETTMAVQRALMRLPLEQRAAVVAVDMQGYSVADTARLLGVAEGTIKSRCARGRGRLAELLGYLNAGAHATPEGATGQA, translated from the coding sequence GTGGGCTTCGGGGGAGACGTCAAGCGGGACCGCAGTGACGCCGAGCTGCTGGCGGCCCATGTGGCGGGTGACCGCTACGCCTTCAGCGAGCTCTTCCTGCGTCACCAGCGCCACCTGCACCGGCTTGCCCGGCTCACCACTCGCACCCCCGAGGACGCCGAAGACGCGCTGCAAGACGCCATGCTCTCCGCGCACCGCGGCGCTGGCGCGTTCCGGCACGACGCCGCCGTCGGCAGCTGGCTGCACCGCATCGTGGTCAACGCCTGCCTGGACCGGCTGCGCCGCACCAAGGCCCACCCGACCGTTCCGCTGGAGGACGTCTACCCGGTCGCCGATCGGACCGCCCAGGTCGAGACGACGATGGCGGTGCAGCGCGCCTTGATGCGCCTTCCCCTCGAGCAACGGGCCGCGGTGGTGGCCGTCGACATGCAGGGCTACTCGGTGGCCGACACCGCCAGGCTGCTCGGCGTCGCCGAGGGCACGATCAAGAGCCGGTGTGCTCGCGGCCGCGGCCGCCTCGCCGAACTACTCGGCTACCTCAACGCCGGCGCCCACGCCACACCGGAGGGCGCTACCGGCCAGGCCTGA
- a CDS encoding ParB/RepB/Spo0J family partition protein, translating into MTQPLRKKGGLGRGLASLIPTGPAEGDSGPATLGPRMGDAAADVLIGGPPPQDASATASMGAVYREIAPADIERNPRQPRQVFDEEALAELVHSIREFGLLQPIVVRAVKDSASGARYQIVMGERRWRAAQEAGLATIPAIVRETGDDDLLRDALLENIHRVQLNPLEEAAAYQQLLDEFGVTHDELAARIGRSRPLITNMIRLLKLPIAVQRRVAAGVLSAGHARALLSLEAGPEAQEELATRIVAEGLSVRATEEAVTLANRSGATAPTPPRRKPIQMPGLQDVADRLSTAFDTRVTVSLGKRKGKIVVEFGSVDDLQRIIEVMSPPKA; encoded by the coding sequence ATGACGCAGCCGTTACGCAAAAAGGGTGGCCTCGGCCGGGGCCTGGCTTCGCTAATTCCGACCGGTCCCGCGGAAGGTGATTCCGGTCCGGCGACCCTCGGCCCCCGGATGGGGGACGCGGCCGCCGACGTCTTGATCGGCGGACCGCCGCCGCAGGACGCGTCGGCCACCGCTTCCATGGGGGCGGTCTACCGCGAGATCGCGCCGGCCGATATCGAGCGCAACCCCCGTCAGCCCCGTCAGGTCTTCGACGAGGAAGCGCTGGCGGAGCTGGTGCACTCCATCCGCGAGTTCGGGCTCTTGCAGCCGATCGTGGTGCGGGCCGTCAAGGATTCGGCCAGCGGTGCGCGCTACCAGATCGTGATGGGGGAGCGGCGTTGGCGGGCGGCCCAGGAGGCCGGGCTGGCGACCATCCCCGCGATCGTGCGCGAGACCGGCGACGACGATCTGCTGCGCGACGCCCTGTTGGAAAACATCCACCGCGTGCAGCTGAACCCCTTGGAAGAGGCGGCCGCCTACCAGCAGCTGCTCGACGAGTTCGGGGTCACCCACGATGAACTGGCGGCCCGCATCGGGCGGTCGCGGCCGTTGATCACCAACATGATCCGGTTGCTCAAGCTGCCGATCGCGGTGCAGCGGCGCGTGGCCGCCGGGGTCCTGTCCGCCGGGCATGCCCGCGCACTGCTGTCCCTGGAGGCCGGTCCCGAGGCCCAAGAGGAACTGGCCACCCGCATCGTCGCGGAGGGATTGTCGGTGCGGGCCACGGAGGAGGCGGTCACGCTGGCCAACCGGTCCGGCGCGACCGCGCCGACGCCCCCGCGGCGCAAGCCGATCCAGATGCCCGGCCTGCAAGATGTCGCCGACCGGCTCTCGACCGCCTTCGATACCCGAGTGACGGTCAGCCTGGGCAAACGCAAGGGCAAGATCGTCGTCGAGTTCGGGTCGGTGGACGACCTACAGCGAATCATCGAGGTCATGTCCCCGCCGAAGGCCTGA
- a CDS encoding N-acetylmuramoyl-L-alanine amidase — MSSPRREYGDALRCGDRSAAVTEIRATLASLGMLDGSDDEDLTTGRHVALELFDAELDQAVRAFQQHRGLLVDGIVGEATYRALKEASYRLGARTLYHQFGAPLFGDDVATLQARLQDLGFYTGLVDGYFGLQTHNALMSYQREYGLSADGICGPETLRSLYFLSSRVTGGSPHALREEELVRRSGPKLSGKRIIIDPGRGGADHGLIVHGASGPVSEADVLWDLASRLEGRMTAIGMETFLSRPVNSSPSDAERAATANNVGADLMISLRCESQLSAAANGVASFHFGNSHGSVSTIGRNLADFIQREVVARTGLRDCRTHGRTWDLLRLTRMPTVQVDIGYITNPRDRAMLVSTQTRDAIAEGILAAVKRLYLLGKNDRPTGTFTFAELLAHELSVERTSQLGGS; from the coding sequence ATGTCGAGTCCGCGCCGCGAATACGGCGACGCGCTGCGCTGTGGTGACCGCAGCGCCGCTGTGACCGAGATCCGGGCCACCCTCGCCTCATTGGGGATGCTGGACGGCTCCGACGACGAGGATCTCACTACCGGCCGGCACGTGGCCCTGGAACTCTTCGACGCCGAACTTGACCAGGCAGTTCGCGCTTTCCAACAGCATCGCGGGCTGCTCGTGGACGGCATTGTCGGCGAGGCCACCTACCGCGCGCTCAAGGAGGCGTCCTACCGACTGGGCGCTCGCACGTTGTATCACCAATTCGGCGCCCCCCTCTTCGGTGACGACGTCGCCACGCTGCAGGCACGGCTGCAGGATCTCGGTTTTTACACCGGCCTGGTCGACGGCTATTTCGGGTTGCAGACACACAACGCTTTGATGTCGTATCAGCGCGAGTACGGGCTGTCGGCCGACGGTATCTGCGGCCCGGAAACGTTGCGCTCCTTGTACTTTCTGAGTTCACGGGTCACCGGCGGGTCGCCCCACGCGCTTCGCGAAGAAGAACTGGTGCGCCGTTCGGGTCCCAAGCTGTCGGGCAAGCGCATCATCATCGATCCGGGCCGCGGCGGTGCGGATCACGGCCTGATCGTGCACGGTGCGTCCGGTCCGGTCAGCGAAGCGGATGTGTTGTGGGACTTGGCGAGTCGACTTGAGGGCCGAATGACCGCCATCGGGATGGAGACCTTTCTGTCCCGTCCGGTCAACAGCAGCCCCTCGGACGCCGAGCGTGCGGCCACCGCCAACAATGTCGGCGCCGACCTGATGATCAGCCTGCGCTGCGAAAGTCAGCTCAGCGCCGCGGCCAACGGGGTGGCGTCCTTTCACTTCGGCAACTCCCATGGCTCGGTGTCCACCATCGGCCGCAACCTGGCCGACTTCATTCAGCGAGAAGTGGTGGCACGCACGGGTTTACGGGATTGCCGCACGCACGGCCGGACGTGGGATCTGCTGCGTCTGACCCGCATGCCGACGGTCCAGGTCGACATCGGATACATCACCAACCCGCGCGACCGCGCCATGCTGGTCTCTACCCAGACCCGCGATGCCATCGCCGAGGGAATCCTCGCCGCGGTCAAGCGGCTCTACCTGCTGGGCAAGAACGACCGGCCCACGGGCACATTCACTTTCGCCGAGCTACTGGCCCACGAATTGTCGGTGGAGCGCACCAGCCAGCTGGGCGGTTCGTAG